Proteins co-encoded in one Salvia splendens isolate huo1 chromosome 4, SspV2, whole genome shotgun sequence genomic window:
- the LOC121800747 gene encoding uncharacterized protein LOC121800747, whose amino-acid sequence MARIEFRPEFKNQVVQFIVGKCVNGKPPRGTMKEAQLKFNISRQSCTRLWNAAKKQQAAGQVIQLVNNKKTRYYPKRVAFDVHLLMSLHYSKRKNLLSLSANLKCSKTIVWRWVKAGLIRPHTSAIRPDLTAENKLLRMRFSLEALELDMILNRIRFNNMHNTIHIDEKGFYITKVSRQLFGSNGECLFDGKIGIFPFTKQVAAQRSSKNRPASTIETNPIESITKIVIKDCLITKIIPAIMAKWPDGASKYIKIQQDNAKPHISNDDPDFIQAANQNGFSMSLGNTVIAGAEVFEGAEGIEGSEHIAGAKVIEGAEDVEEAENIAGAEHIAGTEVIAGSEHIKGAKVIEGDKDVEGTEEV is encoded by the exons ATGGCCCGAATTGAATTCCGTCCCGAGTTTAAAAACCAGGTTGTGCAGTTCATAGTTGGGAAGTGCGTCAATGGAAAACCACCCCGGGGTACGATGAAGGAGGCGCAACTGAAGTTCAATATTTCCCGTCAATCATGCACAAGGCTGTGGAATGCTGCCAAAAAACAACAAGCTGCAGGTCAGGTAATTCAGTTGGTTAACAACAAAAAGACCAGGTATTATCCCAAGAGAGTTGCTTTCGATGTTCATCTGTTAATGAGCTTGCATTACTCTAAGAGGAAAAACCTCTTGAGCTTGAGTGCCAACTTAAAATGTTCCAAAACCATAGTTTGGAGATGGGTCAAAGCAGGTTTGATCAGGCCACATACTTCGGCCATCCGGCCAGATTTAACAGCTGAGAATAAGCTGCTACGAATGAGATTTAGCTTGGAAGCATTAGAATTGGATATGATCCTGAATAGGATCAGATTCAATAACATGCACAATACCATTCACATTGATGAAAAAGGGTTTTATATCACAAAAG TGAGCAGGCAACTATTTGGATCAAACGGTGAATGCTTATTTGACGGAAAAATTGGGATTTTTCCCTTTACAAAACAAGTTGCAGCCCAAAGGTCAAGCAAGAATAGGCCCGCAAGCACAATAGAGACAAATCCCATAGAGAGTATCACAAAGATTGTGATCAAGGATTGTTTAATAACAAAG ATAATCCCTGCTATCATGGCAAAATGGCCAGATGGGGCATCCAAGTATATCAAGATACAACAAGATAATGCAAAGCCACACATTTCAAATGATGATCCAGATTTTATACAAGCTGCCAATCAGAATGGGTTCTCAATGTCACTA GGCAATACAGTCATTGCAGGGGCTGAAGTTTTTGAAGGGGCTGAAGGCATTGAAGGGTCTGAGCATATTGCAGGGGCTAAAGTGATTGAAGGGGCTGAAGACGTTGAAGAGGCTGAGAATATTGCAGGGGCTGAGCATATTGCAGGGACTGAAGTGATTGCAGGGTCTGAGCATATTAAAGGGGCTAAAGTGATTGAAGGGGATAAAGACGTTGAAGGGACTGAAGAGGTTTAA